The bacterium genome has a window encoding:
- the ppdK gene encoding pyruvate, phosphate dikinase, whose protein sequence is MSKKKYVYYFGDGKADGTGQMKDLLGGKGAGLANMVNLKFPVPSGFTITTEACNTYFDDKRKHPAGMWDQVLANLKKVEKSMGAKLGDAKNPLLLSVRSGSKFSMPGMMDTVLNLGLNDTTLKALAQKTGNERFALDTYRRLITMFGSTVMGVDRTVFEKALEAMKKKKGVVEDTELDVDDLRVLVDKFLVIYKKETGKVFPKDPLQQLKLAINAVFDSWFGDRAVTYRNLNHIDHDLGTGCNVQAMVFGNMGDNSGTGVGFTRDPSTGKKKFFAEYLINAQGEDVVAGIRTPLHINEMKKMVPAAYKELDRIYNKLEKHYKDMQDIEFTVQDGKLYMLQTRVGKRTAAASLKIAIDMVKEGVIDKKTAVMRIDPEQIEQLMHPRIDPKFKYNAIAKGLPASPGAAVGTVVFSAEDAEKAAAKGEKVVLVRPETSPEDIGGMDAAQGILTARGGMTSHAAVVARGMGKCCVAGCTAVNIDEKKKNFWVGSKTVRDGDIITLNGTTGEVILGAVPLIQAEMSGDFNTIMKWADEFREMGIRANADTVVDAKAALKFGAEGIGLVRTEHMFFEGDRIKAVREMILSDDEAGRRAALKKILPMQRSDFVGIFKVMKGKPVTIRLLDPPLHEFLPKTDAELREIASDLGVSFKKIHARNDALHEFNPMLGHRGCRLAITYPEIYEMQVQAIIEAACQVAKKGIKALPEIMIPLIADVKEFTILKEMTVRIATAIEKKYKTKIQYDVGTMIEIARAAFLAHEVAPEADFYSFGTNDLTQTLFGLSRDDAGRFLPYYVEQGIFEVDPFMSIDKKGVGALMRMAIDNSRKIKKGMKMGICGEQLDPDSVEFCDEIGLTYVSGSPFRLPVARLAAAQATLKKKGKKGRTSMA, encoded by the coding sequence ATGTCCAAAAAAAAGTATGTTTACTATTTCGGTGACGGGAAAGCTGACGGCACCGGGCAAATGAAGGACTTGCTGGGTGGTAAAGGGGCGGGCCTTGCCAACATGGTAAACCTCAAATTCCCGGTCCCCTCCGGTTTCACAATCACTACGGAAGCTTGCAACACATATTTTGATGACAAAAGGAAGCACCCGGCCGGCATGTGGGACCAGGTTCTTGCCAACCTGAAGAAGGTGGAAAAGTCCATGGGTGCGAAACTGGGGGATGCCAAGAACCCCCTGCTGCTCTCGGTTCGTTCAGGGTCAAAGTTCTCCATGCCGGGAATGATGGACACTGTTCTGAATCTCGGGCTTAACGATACGACCCTGAAGGCTCTTGCGCAAAAGACCGGCAACGAGCGCTTTGCTCTCGATACATACAGAAGGCTCATCACCATGTTTGGCAGTACTGTTATGGGTGTGGATCGGACGGTATTTGAGAAGGCTCTCGAGGCCATGAAGAAGAAAAAGGGCGTTGTGGAGGACACTGAACTTGATGTCGACGACCTGCGTGTCCTCGTGGACAAGTTTCTGGTTATCTACAAGAAGGAGACCGGAAAGGTTTTCCCCAAGGATCCCTTACAGCAGCTTAAACTTGCTATTAACGCAGTTTTTGACTCCTGGTTCGGCGACAGGGCCGTTACTTACCGGAACCTGAATCACATCGACCACGATCTCGGCACCGGCTGTAACGTCCAGGCTATGGTTTTCGGGAACATGGGCGATAATTCAGGCACAGGTGTGGGCTTTACCCGTGATCCTTCAACGGGGAAAAAGAAGTTCTTTGCCGAATACCTTATCAACGCCCAGGGCGAGGATGTTGTTGCAGGGATCAGGACACCTCTTCACATTAATGAGATGAAGAAGATGGTGCCCGCTGCCTACAAAGAGCTGGACCGGATCTATAACAAGCTTGAAAAACATTATAAAGACATGCAGGACATCGAGTTTACTGTCCAGGACGGCAAACTCTATATGCTTCAGACCAGGGTAGGAAAGCGTACGGCGGCCGCTTCTCTTAAAATTGCCATTGATATGGTTAAAGAAGGTGTCATCGACAAAAAGACGGCCGTTATGAGGATCGACCCGGAGCAGATCGAGCAGCTCATGCACCCGCGCATCGATCCCAAGTTCAAATACAACGCTATTGCCAAAGGGCTGCCTGCATCCCCTGGCGCTGCCGTTGGAACAGTGGTCTTTTCCGCAGAGGATGCAGAGAAGGCTGCAGCCAAAGGCGAGAAGGTTGTTCTTGTGAGGCCGGAAACCTCTCCCGAGGATATCGGGGGTATGGACGCGGCCCAGGGGATCCTTACGGCTCGGGGCGGTATGACCTCCCACGCCGCAGTGGTTGCCCGGGGTATGGGCAAGTGCTGCGTTGCCGGATGCACTGCGGTCAACATCGATGAAAAGAAAAAGAACTTCTGGGTAGGGTCCAAAACGGTAAGGGATGGCGATATTATCACCCTCAACGGTACCACCGGCGAGGTTATCCTCGGTGCGGTTCCCCTGATCCAGGCCGAGATGAGCGGTGATTTCAACACCATCATGAAGTGGGCCGACGAGTTCAGGGAGATGGGTATCAGGGCCAACGCCGATACGGTAGTTGATGCAAAGGCAGCCCTTAAGTTTGGCGCCGAAGGCATCGGCCTGGTGCGCACGGAACACATGTTCTTTGAGGGTGACAGGATCAAGGCTGTTCGCGAAATGATCCTTTCCGATGACGAGGCAGGCCGCAGGGCTGCCCTCAAAAAGATCCTGCCCATGCAGCGATCGGATTTTGTCGGTATTTTCAAGGTAATGAAAGGCAAGCCTGTGACCATTCGGCTGCTGGATCCGCCTCTGCACGAGTTCCTTCCCAAGACCGACGCAGAACTCCGTGAGATAGCCAGTGACCTTGGGGTCTCTTTCAAGAAGATCCATGCCAGGAACGATGCACTCCACGAGTTCAACCCCATGCTTGGACACAGAGGCTGCCGGCTTGCCATCACCTACCCTGAGATCTACGAAATGCAGGTGCAGGCCATTATAGAGGCCGCCTGCCAGGTGGCTAAAAAGGGCATCAAAGCGCTCCCTGAGATCATGATCCCCCTCATTGCTGACGTCAAAGAGTTTACAATCCTGAAAGAGATGACCGTTCGAATCGCGACGGCCATTGAGAAGAAGTACAAAACCAAGATCCAATACGACGTGGGAACCATGATCGAGATCGCCAGGGCAGCATTTCTGGCCCACGAGGTTGCTCCGGAAGCCGATTTCTATTCTTTCGGCACCAACGATCTCACCCAGACCCTTTTCGGACTGTCCCGTGACGACGCGGGCCGGTTCCTGCCTTACTACGTTGAGCAGGGCATCTTCGAGGTTGACCCCTTCATGTCCATCGACAAGAAGGGCGTGGGCGCGCTCATGAGGATGGCCATCGACAACAGCCGAAAGATTAAAAAGGGCATGAAAATGGGTATCTGCGGTGAACAGCTGGATCCGGATTCGGTTGAGTTCTGTGATGAGATCGGGCTTACCTATGTGAGCGGTTCACCCTTCAGGTTGCCTGTGGCACGGCTTGCGGCTGCCCAGGCCACTCTGAAAAAGAAGGGTAAAAAGGGCAGAACCAGTATGGCGTAA
- a CDS encoding universal stress protein, protein MYKNILIPTDGVRTCESAIFHGIELAKAIGAKVTALHSTPKLTPHEILEIYHPQFLVGGSDAEKAQHAMDHVEELHKDVADKSLAAIDKIAGEMGVPCEVVYVTGKAPAEGILETSKAKSCDLIYLATHGSMGLTGAIFGTVATKVLSQSKIPVLIQRCEH, encoded by the coding sequence ATGTACAAGAACATCCTCATACCGACAGACGGTGTCAGAACATGCGAAAGCGCTATTTTTCATGGTATAGAGCTTGCCAAGGCTATCGGCGCCAAGGTGACGGCTCTCCATTCGACACCGAAGCTTACTCCCCACGAGATCCTGGAAATCTACCATCCCCAATTTCTGGTGGGTGGAAGCGACGCAGAGAAGGCACAGCACGCCATGGATCACGTGGAAGAGCTCCACAAGGATGTAGCCGATAAGTCCCTGGCCGCCATCGATAAGATCGCAGGAGAAATGGGTGTACCATGTGAAGTGGTCTACGTCACGGGCAAGGCGCCGGCAGAAGGTATTCTTGAGACATCCAAAGCCAAGAGCTGTGATCTCATCTACCTGGCGACCCACGGCTCAATGGGGCTGACGGGGGCAATTTTCGGGACAGTGGCCACCAAGGTCCTTTCTCAGTCCAAGATACCTGTACTGATTCAGAGGTGCGAACACTAA
- a CDS encoding phosphoenolpyruvate carboxykinase (GTP) yields MAVKCKHKGLNSWVDEITDLCNPEKVYWCDGSSDEYDSLMAQMVEAGAGIPLEKRPESYLFRSDPTDVARVETNTYVSTVSQEDVGPTNNWVGPQELKTTMTRLYVGCMKGRTMYVIPFSMGPIGSPLAKTGVQITDSPYATVNMHIMTRVGDRVIEALGTDGEFIPCLHSVGAPLQPGEQDVPWPCAPMEQKYISHFPEENLIWSYGSGYGGNALLGKKCLSLRIASVVARREGWLAEHMLLLRLTNSEGREYHIAGAFPSACGKTNLAMITPTIPGWTAETIGDDICWMKIMPDGRLHAINPEMGFFGVAPGTSAGTNPVAMEMLEKKTIFTNCALTDDGDVWWEDMGIPAPDHAIDWKGREWNPGSDEPAAHPNARFTSPISQCPTEFSGWDHPDGVPIDIIIFGGRRAEMMPLVHESFDWDHGVFMGASASSETTSAIIDKHGKMVPPQVRRDPFAMLPFCGYNMGDYFQHWFEMGDKLGENAPRIFYVNWFRKGENGQFIWPGFGENSRVLKWMCERVDDKGGARKTTIGMMPEEKDLDLEGISIPMGDLETLLNVNSEAWKSEVKDIERFLRQFGDHYTDRLKKQVEALKERLKKG; encoded by the coding sequence ATGGCAGTAAAGTGTAAGCATAAAGGTTTGAATAGTTGGGTCGACGAGATCACGGATCTGTGCAACCCTGAGAAGGTCTACTGGTGTGATGGTTCCAGCGATGAGTACGATAGCCTCATGGCCCAAATGGTTGAGGCAGGTGCTGGTATTCCCCTGGAGAAAAGACCCGAAAGCTACCTTTTTCGCTCTGATCCAACAGACGTTGCCCGGGTTGAAACCAATACCTATGTGAGCACCGTTTCCCAGGAGGATGTTGGCCCCACCAACAACTGGGTAGGACCCCAAGAGCTGAAAACCACCATGACCAGGCTTTATGTTGGATGCATGAAGGGTCGTACCATGTACGTTATTCCCTTTTCCATGGGGCCTATCGGGTCTCCTCTGGCCAAGACCGGGGTCCAGATAACCGATAGTCCCTATGCCACTGTCAACATGCACATTATGACCAGGGTGGGTGACAGGGTGATCGAAGCCCTTGGTACAGACGGGGAGTTCATCCCCTGCCTGCATTCAGTGGGAGCGCCTCTTCAGCCCGGGGAGCAGGATGTCCCGTGGCCCTGCGCACCCATGGAACAAAAGTATATCAGCCATTTCCCGGAGGAGAATCTGATATGGTCCTACGGTTCGGGATATGGCGGTAATGCCCTGTTGGGTAAAAAGTGTTTGAGCCTCCGCATTGCGTCGGTTGTGGCAAGGAGAGAGGGATGGCTTGCGGAGCATATGCTGCTCCTTAGGCTGACAAATTCCGAAGGACGGGAGTATCATATCGCGGGTGCCTTCCCGTCGGCTTGCGGAAAGACAAACCTGGCCATGATCACGCCCACTATTCCCGGATGGACGGCCGAAACCATCGGTGATGACATCTGCTGGATGAAGATCATGCCGGACGGCCGGCTCCATGCGATCAACCCTGAAATGGGGTTCTTCGGCGTGGCCCCTGGCACCTCGGCCGGCACCAACCCTGTGGCTATGGAAATGCTGGAAAAGAAGACCATTTTTACCAACTGCGCTCTTACCGATGATGGGGACGTGTGGTGGGAGGATATGGGAATACCAGCGCCGGACCACGCGATCGATTGGAAGGGCAGGGAATGGAACCCGGGTAGTGACGAACCTGCTGCCCATCCCAACGCACGTTTTACATCTCCCATTAGCCAGTGCCCGACGGAGTTCAGCGGTTGGGACCACCCTGACGGTGTTCCCATTGATATAATCATATTCGGCGGGCGACGAGCCGAGATGATGCCGCTTGTGCACGAGTCCTTCGATTGGGATCATGGGGTCTTCATGGGAGCTTCGGCCTCATCCGAAACCACATCGGCCATCATTGACAAACACGGTAAAATGGTTCCTCCCCAGGTACGCCGGGACCCCTTCGCCATGCTCCCCTTCTGCGGATATAACATGGGTGATTATTTTCAGCACTGGTTCGAGATGGGAGACAAGTTGGGTGAAAACGCTCCGCGAATTTTCTACGTCAACTGGTTCAGAAAAGGTGAAAATGGGCAGTTCATCTGGCCCGGTTTTGGTGAGAACAGCCGTGTTCTGAAATGGATGTGCGAGCGGGTAGACGACAAGGGCGGGGCCAGAAAAACCACCATCGGCATGATGCCTGAGGAAAAAGACCTGGACCTTGAAGGGATATCTATCCCGATGGGGGATCTGGAGACGTTATTAAACGTCAATAGTGAGGCCTGGAAGTCAGAGGTGAAGGACATCGAGAGATTTCTGCGGCAGTTCGGGGATCACTATACAGATCGTTTGAAAAAGCAGGTGGAAGCGTTGAAAGAGAGACTTAAAAAAGGGTGA
- the ggt gene encoding gamma-glutamyltransferase, producing MKSSDSKDILSALAGSGTDMITTRPVIMGTHGMVTSGHYLASRIGLSILEDGGNAVDAGVAMGFALAVLEPYIYGIGGEVPILIYLAKEKKVLALSGQGYAPANSSIDVFRKMGIDAIPGDGMLAAAVPDAVSTWITALSRFGTMDLARVLEPAHDLAQNGFPMYETLRAAIERSSAQFLNDWPTSARAFLPEDRLMEVGEIWVQPDLAGMFKILLEAESTGKKRGRQEGLQAAHEVFYKGEIAERISDFSQNTSWPDSTGKRNRGLLTGDDLAGYATRVEDPITVNYRGIDVYKCGPWTQGPVFLQQLSILEGYDLPGMGHNSPEYIHLLIETAKLAFADREKYYGDPDFVKVPLDVLFSKEYASQRRRLIDPERASMELRPGNAPSRVPLKREGGMDIHKGDTTHLDAVDRWGNMIAATPSGGWFRSSPVIEGLGFPLGTRMQMFTLDPEHANALMPGKRPRTTLTPSLALKDGEPYMVFGTPGGDQQDQWTLQFFFNYVEFEMNLQEAVDAPNFHTSHFPASFHPHSAEPGAMAIENRVSKETVESLREKGHDVHVVHAWSHGRVLGIRYDAATSVMYGAASPRLETGYAMGW from the coding sequence ATGAAATCAAGCGATTCCAAAGACATTCTCAGCGCCCTGGCAGGGTCCGGGACCGACATGATCACCACACGCCCTGTCATCATGGGGACCCACGGGATGGTCACCAGCGGGCATTATCTGGCCAGTCGCATCGGGCTAAGCATCCTGGAGGACGGCGGAAACGCCGTGGACGCCGGGGTGGCCATGGGGTTTGCCCTGGCGGTCCTCGAGCCCTACATCTACGGTATCGGGGGGGAAGTACCCATCCTCATCTACCTGGCAAAGGAGAAAAAGGTTCTCGCCCTCAGCGGTCAGGGGTACGCCCCCGCTAACTCCAGCATAGATGTCTTCAGGAAAATGGGTATTGACGCCATTCCCGGGGACGGTATGTTGGCGGCCGCTGTGCCCGATGCCGTGTCCACCTGGATCACCGCCCTGTCGCGCTTCGGAACCATGGACCTGGCCCGGGTGCTGGAACCGGCGCACGATCTGGCCCAAAACGGCTTCCCCATGTACGAGACGCTGCGGGCTGCCATCGAGCGAAGTTCGGCGCAGTTCCTTAACGATTGGCCCACATCCGCCAGAGCGTTCCTGCCTGAGGACCGGTTAATGGAGGTGGGCGAGATCTGGGTCCAGCCTGATCTTGCCGGTATGTTTAAAATATTACTGGAGGCCGAGAGCACTGGCAAAAAAAGGGGACGGCAGGAGGGTCTTCAGGCAGCCCACGAGGTCTTCTACAAGGGCGAGATCGCGGAGAGGATCAGCGATTTTTCGCAAAATACCAGCTGGCCCGACTCCACCGGTAAACGAAACAGGGGGCTGCTCACAGGAGATGATCTTGCCGGTTATGCGACACGGGTAGAGGACCCCATAACAGTTAACTACAGAGGGATCGACGTTTATAAATGCGGTCCCTGGACCCAGGGGCCGGTTTTCCTGCAGCAGCTGAGCATCCTGGAGGGGTACGACCTGCCTGGCATGGGACACAACTCCCCCGAATATATTCATCTTCTCATTGAAACGGCCAAACTTGCCTTCGCCGACAGGGAAAAGTACTATGGGGATCCCGATTTCGTTAAGGTTCCCCTCGATGTCCTGTTTTCAAAGGAGTACGCGTCCCAACGCCGAAGACTTATCGATCCGGAGCGCGCCTCGATGGAACTGCGGCCCGGAAACGCGCCTTCCCGTGTCCCGCTCAAAAGGGAGGGCGGCATGGACATCCACAAGGGCGACACGACCCATCTGGACGCGGTGGACAGGTGGGGAAACATGATCGCGGCTACGCCCAGCGGAGGGTGGTTCCGGAGTTCACCTGTCATCGAGGGGCTCGGGTTCCCTCTGGGCACGCGCATGCAGATGTTCACCCTGGACCCGGAACACGCCAACGCCCTCATGCCGGGCAAGAGACCCAGAACGACCCTGACCCCTTCACTGGCCCTGAAAGACGGGGAACCTTACATGGTATTCGGCACCCCGGGTGGGGACCAGCAGGACCAATGGACCCTCCAGTTCTTTTTCAACTACGTGGAGTTCGAAATGAATTTGCAGGAAGCGGTTGACGCGCCGAACTTTCATACCAGCCACTTCCCGGCGTCCTTCCACCCACACAGCGCCGAGCCAGGCGCCATGGCCATTGAAAACCGGGTCTCGAAAGAGACCGTTGAATCTCTCAGGGAAAAAGGTCACGATGTCCATGTCGTCCACGCCTGGAGCCATGGGCGGGTTCTGGGCATCAGGTACGATGCCGCCACATCGGTCATGTACGGGGCCGCCTCACCGAGGCTCGAGACCGGGTATGCGATGGGATGGTAG
- a CDS encoding IclR family transcriptional regulator, with translation MKGFIMANRPMDYYAKTLEKGLRILNLFDDRNSAWSLTEAAAKTGINLTSTYRLVNTFIKLGYLNKDNKSKLLRLGPMAVALGNRILSGFDFNRLIKPLVDEIHNKYHVSIDVSLFQSGLMVQIYNIETTTTLTYHQDVISDFLYFTATGKSVLANLPEDELEELINHQSFEIRTDQTIVNKEGLYADLVSVRERGYAINNEEYIKGLIAIGAPILNQNTGRPIGAISFTSTTLDHSLVEFEEKYSAILCDLARRLSGMTPNV, from the coding sequence ATGAAAGGTTTCATCATGGCAAATCGACCAATGGACTATTATGCAAAGACCCTGGAAAAAGGATTGCGGATTCTTAACCTGTTTGATGACAGGAATTCAGCATGGAGTCTGACCGAAGCCGCTGCAAAAACAGGGATCAATCTTACTTCTACGTATAGACTTGTGAACACGTTTATTAAATTGGGGTACTTGAATAAGGACAATAAATCGAAATTGCTGCGGTTAGGACCCATGGCTGTGGCTCTGGGTAACCGTATTCTCAGCGGATTTGACTTTAATCGGCTTATTAAACCGCTTGTGGATGAAATACACAATAAATATCATGTAAGCATCGATGTCTCACTTTTCCAGTCAGGTTTAATGGTTCAAATATATAATATTGAAACTACAACCACCCTGACCTATCATCAGGATGTAATAAGCGATTTTTTGTACTTTACGGCAACAGGGAAGTCAGTGCTTGCAAACCTTCCGGAAGATGAGCTTGAGGAACTGATCAATCACCAATCTTTTGAAATTCGAACTGACCAGACAATTGTCAACAAGGAGGGTTTGTATGCTGATCTGGTTTCGGTCAGGGAAAGAGGGTATGCCATAAACAACGAGGAATATATTAAGGGCCTGATTGCCATAGGGGCCCCCATTCTTAATCAAAACACCGGGCGACCAATTGGTGCGATTTCTTTTACCTCTACTACCTTGGATCATTCCCTGGTGGAATTTGAAGAGAAATATTCCGCGATTTTATGTGATCTGGCCAGAAGGCTTTCCGGGATGACACCTAATGTGTGA
- a CDS encoding aminotransferase class III-fold pyridoxal phosphate-dependent enzyme, with protein MAKNALPINNLDIIRNDYLFYQSRKKMPFIQRSEGIYIWDQTGKKYLDGSSGAVNCNIGHGNKRVVNRLTEQAHNAVFAYRTQFENEPAHRYSAELMKSLAPHLQRVFFVSSGSEAVESAIKLCRQYFFNHGQKSRYQFISLNPSYHGSTLGALALTSYAPLEIPFRPMIKSHPKIPAPYCYRCQFNKKSPCNLECAWALEKAIIEQGPESVAGFVAEPIGGASTGAVVPPKDYFGVIEHICRKYGIFLILDEVMTGFGRTGKMFAYEYWNVDADIVVMSKGMTAGYYPLGAIAARTEYVDEMMDKGGFFHGHTMAGNPMGCAVGLEVLNVITENRLSENAARMGKVLKNGLERLRKRFEFIGQVRGQGLLLAMELVQDRKTREPFPAELNMHFLLTDEAYAEGLIIYPRRPINGLEGDHVMVSPPLISTRKEINELLALLERALERTEARLPATTKMPL; from the coding sequence ATGGCAAAAAACGCATTGCCAATAAATAACCTCGATATCATCAGAAACGATTATCTGTTCTATCAGTCGCGAAAAAAAATGCCTTTCATCCAAAGGTCCGAAGGCATCTACATCTGGGATCAAACCGGCAAGAAGTATCTCGACGGCAGTTCGGGGGCGGTCAACTGCAATATCGGACATGGCAACAAACGTGTTGTCAACAGGCTCACCGAGCAGGCTCACAATGCTGTATTCGCCTATCGGACCCAGTTTGAAAATGAGCCGGCTCACCGGTACTCCGCCGAACTGATGAAGTCTCTGGCGCCCCATCTGCAGCGGGTCTTTTTTGTCTCCAGCGGCTCGGAAGCGGTAGAGTCGGCGATCAAGCTTTGTCGGCAGTATTTTTTTAATCATGGTCAGAAATCCAGATACCAGTTTATCAGCCTGAACCCTTCCTATCATGGCTCAACCCTTGGGGCGCTGGCGCTCACCTCTTACGCCCCGCTGGAAATCCCCTTCCGGCCGATGATCAAGTCCCATCCCAAGATACCGGCCCCCTATTGCTACCGCTGCCAATTCAACAAAAAATCGCCCTGCAACCTTGAATGCGCCTGGGCTCTCGAAAAGGCTATCATCGAGCAGGGTCCGGAAAGTGTTGCCGGTTTTGTCGCCGAGCCGATCGGCGGTGCCAGCACGGGCGCGGTCGTCCCGCCCAAGGATTATTTCGGTGTGATCGAGCATATCTGCAGGAAATACGGTATTTTTCTCATCCTTGACGAGGTGATGACCGGTTTCGGGCGCACAGGAAAAATGTTTGCCTACGAGTACTGGAATGTGGATGCCGATATCGTCGTCATGTCCAAAGGAATGACCGCCGGGTATTATCCTCTTGGGGCCATTGCGGCCCGCACCGAATACGTGGACGAAATGATGGACAAGGGCGGGTTTTTCCACGGCCATACGATGGCAGGTAACCCCATGGGCTGTGCCGTCGGGCTGGAGGTGCTCAACGTGATCACCGAAAACCGCCTGAGCGAAAACGCGGCGCGGATGGGGAAAGTTCTAAAAAACGGGCTGGAGCGCCTGAGGAAACGGTTTGAGTTCATTGGCCAGGTGCGCGGCCAGGGGCTGCTGCTCGCCATGGAACTGGTGCAGGATCGCAAAACACGCGAACCGTTTCCGGCTGAACTGAATATGCACTTTCTCCTGACAGATGAAGCCTACGCTGAAGGACTGATCATCTACCCGCGTCGACCGATTAACGGTCTGGAGGGGGATCATGTGATGGTGTCGCCGCCGCTGATCTCCACCCGGAAGGAGATCAATGAACTGCTGGCGCTTCTGGAACGCGCTCTGGAACGCACCGAGGCCAGACTGCCTGCGACCACCAAAATGCCATTATGA
- a CDS encoding CoA transferase subunit A, giving the protein MIDKTISGDKALRQVLDGQTIMVGGFGGPGTPFILIDLLQQQGTKKLTLIKNDANEPGMGISKLLEADQVQTLIASHIGLNPTAVAMMNRKEIEVLLYPQGILAEKIRAGGAGLLGFLTDIGVDTILRESRQVVDLDGREAILERALRADVALIHAAVADPVGNLIFSKSARNFSPLMATAADTVIVEAEKVVATGILDPDQIHLPGAFVDHIVELDELTPEYGVLPQHAL; this is encoded by the coding sequence ATGATCGACAAGACCATATCCGGCGATAAAGCCTTAAGACAGGTTTTGGACGGTCAGACCATCATGGTCGGCGGTTTCGGCGGACCGGGTACGCCCTTTATCCTCATCGATCTCCTGCAACAGCAGGGGACAAAAAAACTCACGCTGATAAAAAATGATGCCAATGAGCCGGGAATGGGCATTTCCAAGCTGTTGGAGGCGGACCAGGTGCAAACTCTGATCGCCTCCCACATCGGTCTTAATCCGACGGCGGTAGCCATGATGAACCGGAAGGAGATCGAGGTCCTGCTTTACCCGCAGGGGATCCTGGCGGAAAAGATCCGGGCCGGCGGGGCCGGCCTTCTTGGCTTTTTGACCGATATCGGAGTCGATACCATTTTGCGCGAGAGCCGGCAGGTAGTGGATCTGGACGGGCGTGAGGCAATTTTAGAGAGGGCACTGCGCGCTGATGTGGCGCTGATCCACGCGGCGGTTGCCGACCCGGTCGGCAACCTGATCTTTTCCAAGAGCGCTCGAAACTTTAGTCCCCTGATGGCGACAGCGGCTGACACGGTCATCGTTGAAGCCGAAAAGGTCGTCGCCACCGGCATTCTCGATCCGGACCAGATCCATCTACCGGGCGCCTTTGTCGACCATATCGTGGAGCTTGATGAACTCACCCCGGAATATGGAGTATTGCCCCAGCATGCCCTATAA
- a CDS encoding 3-oxoacid CoA-transferase subunit B, which translates to MPYKMKIAARAAREIQSGQVINLGIGIPTMILDYLPAGIEVFVQSENGILGIGPRCSRGTEDRNLIDAGANYVTITPGASFFDSALSFALIRGGRVNITFLGTLQVSANGDLANWIIPGVMAPGIGGGMELAQKAQRVIVTTSHTTREGDPKILAHCTLPLTARACVKTIITELAVIDVTPHGLMLREIAHESSLREVQDKTDTPLLFPAEEIPWF; encoded by the coding sequence ATGCCCTATAAAATGAAGATAGCCGCCCGCGCGGCCCGGGAGATCCAATCGGGACAGGTGATCAATCTCGGGATCGGCATCCCGACCATGATCCTCGATTATCTGCCGGCAGGTATTGAGGTCTTCGTCCAGTCGGAAAACGGCATCCTCGGCATCGGGCCGCGCTGCAGCAGGGGAACCGAGGATCGCAACCTGATCGATGCCGGTGCCAACTATGTAACCATCACCCCTGGCGCCTCCTTTTTCGACAGTGCCCTTTCCTTTGCCCTCATTCGCGGGGGGCGGGTGAACATCACCTTTCTCGGCACCCTGCAGGTTTCAGCTAACGGCGATCTGGCTAACTGGATTATCCCTGGGGTGATGGCGCCCGGCATAGGCGGCGGGATGGAACTGGCCCAGAAGGCGCAGCGAGTGATCGTTACCACATCCCACACCACCCGGGAGGGGGATCCCAAGATTCTTGCCCACTGCACCTTGCCGTTGACAGCGCGGGCCTGCGTCAAGACTATTATTACCGAACTGGCGGTGATCGACGTGACGCCCCATGGGCTGATGCTGCGGGAGATCGCGCACGAATCGAGTCTAAGGGAAGTACAGGACAAGACGGATACGCCGCTGCTTTTCCCCGCAGAGGAGATCCCCTGGTTTTAA